The following is a genomic window from Lagenorhynchus albirostris chromosome 2, mLagAlb1.1, whole genome shotgun sequence.
aaacccagGTGATTGGAAGCAATATAAAACCTCTCCCACACACCCAGAACCCCAGAACTGCCCACCCAGGAGAAGAGGAGATTTAGGGTCCTGGCCCCTCATTCTCTGATGCTGTAGAGTAGGTGTGGggacagaggggtgggatagggggcTTCTCTTGTCCCTGAGAAGGCAGAGGTACTGGCTAGCCTGCCCTTCCCCAGGCTTGGTTACCTCGGGCCCTCCCCTTACTCCTGCACCAGCAGCAAACtcagtagaaaggaaaaaaaaaaacctaaaaataagaacagtcctcctctccctctcaggTGGCCTTCCTGCTCCTATCTAGTTAGGGAGAGGGCTCAAGTATTGCCACTGATGAGAGTTGGGCAAGGACCACAAGAGCTGGCATGGAGGGGCTCTGCCCATTCCTGTCTCCCTACCAGGAGGGGATGGGagagatggataaatgaatggataaataaaatgaattggtaataaataaaattagcaaatgagtgaataaatacaattattaaatgattgaataaataaggaagggagcaaggaaagaaaaaattccatCTAAGGATTCACTTGCCCCCAACCTGGGGGGAATCTACGCTGGCACACTAAATAAGGGGGTGTCAACAATCCCTTAGCTTCAAGGGGGTCGTCACTGGGACAGGGGCATAGGGAGGAGGTGGCTCCCAGTTTACAAAAAGGCAGTTCtatcacagagacagagagtgcaAGGAACTTGTCAGGAGATGTGTGTTCCCACTCAGGGGGTATAGACAGGGAGGGTCCACGCATGGCAGTGAAGCTGGATGCCCACACCAGGGACCCAAGACATTTGTTGACAGCAGCGGGGGGACAGGTAATTGGCAGTGCCCAGCTATGCTAGCGGACAGGAAGATAACCATGCCAGGCAGAACCTGCAAGGTCATGGGCAGGAAAACAGAGACATCTAGTTACTTGGCAGTGATGGTGGTGGCAAGTACTTGTGCTTAGTAAGATGGGATCATGGGCCCAGGCCTGCACCTGGCAGGACCATGGCTAGGGGAATACCCTCATCAGAGGGCTTGGAGTCACTTCTACTTGGCAGTGGAGACATACAGCGTCTGGTACAGTGCCTTGAACGTGGTAGGCACTAAGTATCTTTgatgaatgggtgaatggattAGGAGGATGTCAGGTTGCAAGGCGCCTGAGCTGAGAACAGAGACCATCTTCTTGGTACTAAGGGGAGATACTCCCATAGGGCAGTGTTTCAGGTCCCCTCGGTGTCCCCAAGAGGCGTCTGCCCTCTGGCACATGCTACGGCACCCAAGAGCTTACCCAAAGGTTTCACATGTTGGAAGAGAGTTGGGGGCCCCGGGGAGTGGCTGGCTCAGGCACTGATGGCCTGGGGGGCTGGGCTGTCCCTGGAGGCTTAGCCAGGAGCCCTGAGGGGGGCAGGCGTTCACCTCCTGAGCCCTTACACCCAGGAGAGCCATCACCTGCTGCCCGCTGAGGCAGAGAGGGCTGGGAGGCTGAGAGTGGGCGGCCCCGAGGTCCTAGTCGCCGTCCACCTCCTCCTGGGGGAGGCCCCAGCAGTGACACCTGGGAGCGCCCAGCCCGGGATAGGCTGGCATGGAGGGTTCGGGCAGGTGGGGCCGGCAGGCGGGAAGTGGATGCCCAGGGCCCCCGGGCCAGCAGAGGGCCGGCTCGGACAGGGACaagtggggaggctggggagcctgCTCCTGCTGATCTTCGAGCAGAGCGAGCAAGGAGGGTGACCGGAGAgtcaggggagagggggagagggccCCGCTGGTGTGTCAGGGCAATGGCCACATTGGAGGTCACGGCGGCTGCTTGCAGGGGTGCGTGCACTAGTGGCTCCCACAGCACCGGCTTTCCGCTGAGCCGAGCTCCTGTGCCTGGGGCCAGGCCCCGAACACCCCGAGCCATATCCCTGTCGTGCTGCACCAAGTGCTGCTCCATGATGCCCCCACTGCTGCCTGGACTTGGCTCAGAGCGCTTCCGCTGCAGTATGGAATTCTTCTTGCCTAGAAATTGTCCCGGGGGAAGGAGTTAAGGATAGGAAAGGAATCCAAGATGAAGGTTGGATATCAGAAGTATGAGGGTAACAAGATGGAGTCAAGGGATGGTGGTGGGGTGAAGGTAGGGGATAGGGGTCAAGAGGATGGAGATGGAGTTGCGGGATGGAGATTGGGAGATGGGGGTTGGAGGAAGAGGGTCAGGGGATGAGTATGTATCACAGATGGTGAGGGTCAGGGACTGGTACTCAGGGAAGGAGGATTCAAGGCATGGGAACTTGGGGTGATATCTCCAAGGGTAGGAGATGCTGAATGGTAAGGACAGTGAGCCAGTGTTGAAAACCCTATTGGGGCATTTGCTGGGACTAGGTTGGGCTGGGGTGTGATGCTGAGGCGCTGGAGCCTGGGCCCTGGACCACTGGGGACTCCTTGCTATGGACAAGGGGTGAGGGCACAGCCTGGACCCAGAGCAGACAGGGTGGAAAGGCCTCACCAATGCGGCGCAGCCGATCCATGGCCACTGTCTCGAAGGCCCGGCGCATCATGGGGAACTCCTCGAGCACGGCGTTGAAATGGTCCACGCTGAGCGAGTAGAGGCGGCAGTAGGTGTCAGCACGCACACTGGCTGTGCGTCGGCCCCGAGTCAGCAGACAGATTTCTGGTGAAGTTGGGAGGAGGCCTTCAAAACCACTGTCCACAGAACTCCCTCTCGCTGGGCCTGCAGCAGCTGACCCAGATTCCTCAGGCTCCTCCCCAGATGGGAGAAACTGACGATTACCCACCCACCCAGGGTCCCTAAATGCTCCAAGCATGGTCGCTCTCCAGACCTGCATAATTACTGTCCTTCTCATTCTGTCCGAATTAAAGCTGATGACCAGGCAGCTCTTGCTGGCCCCCAGACTCCTAGTTACTCCACTCCACTTTAATTCCCAACCCACCTCCTGCTTTAGCCCAAGGGGTAGGCCTGGGGCAGTGCCCTCTGtgtgccctcccctcccacccctttgAAGGAACACCAAGGGcaacccagaaggagaaaagcagtgCCAAAGGGCAAAGGGTAACACAATGGGGAGGTTGGAAGGTGGTGGGTGATTTGGGGACTGCGAGAATATATGAGCCTCAAATCACTTTGGGTAGCAGCTGGCAGAACTGCCCCCACTGCCACAGGCTGGGTCCCTGATGCATACCACCAAGGCATTCCACAAGGGAGCCACAGAAGTCAAGCCCCTGGGAAAGCACTGCTTTATTCCTATCTTTCTGTCATGGAAATCTCATGAGATCCTTGGATTTCACTGCTTAAGGATTCTAAAAGGCCCACTGGCCCAGTAATTTTCAACCTGGCTATACATTGGAATCTCttaagaagcttttaaaaatacagaactccagaccccagacccagagattctgattgaaTAGGCCTGGGGAGGAGCTGCAACTCTCTGATCCTGCAGCATAGCCAGGTGAAGACCCTGATCCAGGGGAGCAGTTGCCCTCTGCTCCAGACCCCCCGACCCTCCCTGAGGCCTGCTGACCCCCAAAGTATGATCCATCAGTGAGGCGGGTGTCCCGGGCGCCACGTGCCAGCACACTGAGCAGCCCATGCTGGATGAAGTACATCTTCCTGCCCACGGAGCCCTCACGCACCACGAGGTCCCCCGGCTGGAAGACCTCAAAGCGTAGCTTGGTGAGCACGGCCGTGACGAAGCTGGGGTCGGCGTGGGCGAACAGTGGCATGTGGGCCACGAGGCCCCGGCAGGTGAAGTTAATGATctcctgggcaggggaggggcctgtCAGGCAGGCTGTGCCCCCTGCCCCGAGGTGCCCCCATCGAGCTCATCTGTCTCCAGAAGCCCCACCCCTGGGGCCATGATCTGCCAAAGGACGGGTATGCTTCAGTGGGCCTGGGACCATCTCTAAGCTCCTGCCTTCAGAGCTCTCCCATGAGCCTTCACAGGACCATCCCCCACAAAGAGAGACCCCTGCAGCCCTCCCCAGTATATTTCACCCCATAAGAGCTTCAAGAAAGACCCTAGCCCCTAAAAGTCCTCCAAAGGCCTGACCTCCCATGGGGCCCTCTGTAGGCCCCACTCCCTGTAGGTGCACCTGCTGACCAATAGCCCCCACCCCAGATGGCATCCCAGAAGCCCAGGTCCTTGAAGAGCCTCCCTCCAGGGCCCCGCCCAGTCCCACCTCCCGAAGTGGTTCGCTCAGCTCTCCTAGGATGCTTTCCTCGTCAAACATCTTGCCCTGGTAGCGGTGCTCATAGTACTCATGGATGCGCTGCCGTGTGTCAGCTGGCAGCTTGTGGAAGGACATATACTGCTCCACCTGCTTGTACTGGAGAGCCAGCCGATGGCCAGCAGGCaagaaaacacaaagacagaTGTGGAGCCAGAACAGTGTGTGGGGAGCGGTGTGTGAAGGAAGGTCACAGACGTGGGCCAAACCCAGAGGGTCGAAACATGGAGGCAGAAGGGTATATAGATAATGGTGGATACAGGGAGGACACAGAGCACAATCACAAGAAAAGCCAGAcatgggcggggggggggcggtccaAGGACAGGTGCATTGGTCCAAATAAGGAAAAAGTACACACATGGCACAAATGGACATGGGGCAAGGCAGGACACAGAGATCCAACAAGGGCATGCGTCAGAATGGGCTCCAAGTTGAGCTACCCGGCCTCCAgcacccctcccctgccttctccTGCCCCTGCTGACCTTCTCCTGGTACTGGCGCCGAGAAGAGTCCAGGGACTGGATGAGGGCAGTGGCGTGGCCGATGAACATGGCGTAGCACGTGGCACCCACGATCATGCTGAGCATGGTGAGCCAGACGTCGGGCATGCCCACAGGTGCCTGCTGCCCGTAGCCAATGCAGAGCATGTGGCTCATGGCCTTGAACAGGGCGTGGGAATACTGGCGGCCCCACGAGTAGTTCTGGGGGGCAGAGCGTATTGCAGAGCTGGGCATAGACCCCTCAGAGCCTCATTCTCCTCCTGCCCCCTCTTCTCTTTCAGTTCTTCTGTCTGCCCCCTTCTACTTTAGACCTGCCTGCCAGGGGAGGAACTTAGGTTTGGTTCTGGGGGGCCTGAGACAGAAGGGGCCTCTTTTACAGCATGGGGGCTGCAGCTGCTGCCTAGGTTTCCTTCCCTGCCTGCTCCCTCCAACACACAGACACTTCTTCCGGGCCTCTTTCCACTCTCctctcacctccccacctcctctctcctgtCTTCTCTTTTGGCCATCTCTCCAtcatctcccacctcctgcccccttTGTTCATCCCTCCTGCTCAGGGAGAAGAGCACTTGGAAGGCCCAGGAGGGGCTGAACTGTGGGGAGTTCTCACCACCATATGGTTGATGGAGACCCAGCAGTCGGGAGGGAAGTCCTGCAGCATGGGGACCAGGAACTGCAGACAGCCATCCCAGTGACATAGCAGCAGCATCATTCCGATGAGGTTGAAGATGCGAACCACAGCACTGGCCAGGTCATAGGTCATGTGAAAGATCTGAGGAGTCCGAGGAGGGGCTGCTGTGGACAGGAACCCCTCTCTGCCAGTACTTCTCCATTCCTGGCCTTGCAAATACTCTCTTTGAATTTCTCTCTAGCCCCGGCCCTCATGAATGTTAAAACTGTGGCTATTATTCACTCGTATAGAGCTTTACAGCGTATATAACTAATACAAAGGAGGTTGTATTACTACTCTCatcttataaaaaggaaaatcgaTGCCAATCATgtgccccaagtcacacagcaagtgtcACAGCAGAGACTCAAAAAGGTCTGCTGCACGAGTTGCCCAAGTGTAGcctgggaaagaggagagagggcaTTTCACATTGTAATGTCCCCAGGGCATATATAATGATTAATGCCAGAAGTCCTCTTCCCctccaataacaaaaataataataggtaatttactgagaacttactatgtgccaggcactgttctaggtgctttacaGGTATTAACttctttaatccttacaaccttatcatatgtaagtatatttaacattttcattttatagaagggGAAACCAAGTGTCATACAGTAAACAGTAAAACTGGGATCTGACCACAAGCAATGAGATTGCACAGCCCACACTCTGAACCACTAAAATCTGCTGCTGTCCTGAAGCTGAAACTCAAGCCTCTCCCACACTCTGCAATTCTTAACTCCTCTCCTACACCTTCCTCCCAGAGTCCAACTAACCCTCAAGTCTTTGTCCAGCAGTTGTGCTCCACCCTCCTGCACCACCACCTTCTCACCTTGAGGACCCATCCCCTGAACACTCATTCTGTCCCTGCTTCTCCTCTATCAACTTTGGAGACAGCCCTCCCTTGGAAGCCCCACCCATCTGCCCCACCCCATAAAGTCGCCAGGAGCCCCACCCATATCGCTGTCTGGAGTAGTCTGCaagccccctgcccacctccccaccccacctcctcccactggTGTATGTAGCGGATGAGGCGGGAAAGGCGGAGCAGCCGCAGCAGGCTGAGGATCTTGGTGAAACGCACGATGCGCAGGGCCCGAGCTGTTTTGTAGACCTCGGTGTCCAGTCGGGGCTCCAGCTCCACCACCAGGAAAATGTAATCCACAGGAATAGAGGAGATAAGATCAACCAGGAACCAGGTGCGCAGGTAGCGTGTGCGGATGGCCCGCGGTGCCAGCAGGATCTCAGCACCCTCCTCTACCACGATGCCTGTGCGGAAGTTGAGCACCAGATCCACCAGGAAGAAAGTGTCAGAGAGGACGTTGAAGACGATCCAAGGTGGGGAGTTCTCCTCCTTGAAGAAGGTGATGCCCACAGGTAGCACAATGAGGTTCCCCACCATCAGCAGGAGCATGATCAGGTCCCAGTAAAACCTAAGGTAGGGATGGGATGGGAAGTAAGACCACAGTGATATTTCACAATGATGGTCAGCCACCAGACTAAGTAGATAGTCTCTCAGACAAAAGTGGGCAAGGATACAGAACAACAGAATGACCATTCACAGCTAGTGGGAGTGTACATTGGGACCACCACTTGGAAAAATAGTTTGGAATTATCTAGTAAAGTTAAACATTTGCATCCCCTGCAACCtagcaattctattcctaggtatacACACATTCAAGGGAAAAATGTGCTCCAGGAGATATATACAGGGATAACAGCATTAAatctggaaataatccaaatgtccatcagtagaaaAATGTAGACAAATAAGATAAACacaatagataaatagataaatacacTATGATACACTCCTACCCTGGAATATTATACAACTGTGAAATCACCCAACTGCAGTTACATTCCGCAGTACGAAGGAATCTCACAAATTAAATGTTGAGAAACGAAAGgatacacactgtatgatttcacacatacaaaattcaaaaataggcCAAACTAAACTGCGTCATTTAGGGATTCACAGAAAAGTGGTAAAACTatgaagaaaagtaagaaaatgagTACCAAAAGTTAGAATAGTGGGTTTGGGAAAGGAATGTGAGAGCAGCAGGGAGCCTTCTGGGGTATCAGCAATGTAGTCTCTCTTGACCTAGATAGTTGTTACATGTGAGTTTGCTTTACAATTATtctttcatatgtgtgtgtgtgtgtgtgtgtatatatatatcctgctATGTACTATACTATATATATCTACCTTATATATTCACTATATATATCTCTACTATATATATATCCCTACTAAATATATCCctaatgtgcatatatatattctttatatagtaatatatatgtaatatcctTACTATATGTATATGATCTATGTCactattattaaatattcttattattaaatattttttaagttaacaaaAGGTAAATACCCTGTGctgatctcatagcgttgttgaaAAAATATGCACTGAGACAACGGATGTGACTGTGCTGTACAAGCACTATTTGGATTATGACTCACCCACTCTTTATCCCCAGATTTCTGAAGAGGTTGCTGCTTTTCCCATCTCTAGCTCTCTGTCCATTCCTAGTCTAGGACTTCATGCCTTCCCTAGCCCTCCCCAGCtttccccaccccatctctcctccccaaCACAGTTGGGCCcatagtttctgtttctctgctggGATCTGCTCATCTGTGTCCCAGGGTGGGGATGATCTGTCCTGCCTCCCAACTGAAATACCTTTTCAGGTAtgcccctctctcctccacagCACCTCAGACGGTGCTGCTGCACATACAGAGAAGCTCTATAGCAGATCCTGAGACAGCAAGGCTTGAAGCTCTGCACTCCTTTCCTCCCCTAACCTCCCTGTGCCCAATGGGACTCTGGCTGAGCCCAGGCAAGGGTATGGGCAGGGGAGAGCCATACTGCTGTGGTGGAAGCTGTGAAAAGAAGAGGTCAGGAGGGAGTGAGGTGAAGCCTTCATTCAAAGAAGTTCATTGGACAATCTCAGGGTCCCAAGTAGCTATGGTGGTTTCAATTCCAGGACACACCTAGATGCAGTATCAACCCAGGACCCAGTCCCTTCTGACTCTGACTGCAAAAATCAGCCCTTTCAGCCCCAGAAAGAAGTTTGGTGGTCCCCAAGTCCAGGCCTCCAGGAAGCCCTTCAGACTGTGTGATTTCAATCAACAACAAATCCTGGATcccctcttcttctctttcctggCCACTGGAGAAATCCTGTACTGTaagctgggagaggagagggaaagagggttTGCCTAGCCATAGAGCATCTTCACAGCCTGACTCACAGGCAGTCACAAGCCTGGCGTGTGATGCAGGAGAGAGGACAGAAAAGAAGCACAATAATAAGGGGGATACATGGCTTCTGGGGATACATCTGAGGgtgaaatgggggaggggagggagatccACAGGAGACTAGAAAAGGTGCACTGGTAGGGTGAGAATGAGGCAGTAAAAAGGAggggaatgaaaggaaaaatgagagaaagaggaacatTTAGGGAGTGTGTATGTCTGTGGATTAAGATGATGTCTACGTCTCCAATTGTGTTTCCAGGCCCCTGATTCACACCTCATCCTTTCTGCTCATTTAGCTCCCCAGGTTAGGTGCTTTGCATGCATCCTTGCCACATCCAGAAGCTGTCCTTCATTTCCCCCAAGGACAGGGTTGCTCTCCTCCCCTAGCGACCTTGATGTAGAGGTACAGCCTGATGGGGACTATGGAATGGCCCCACCCCCACTCTTCGTTCCTTCGGTCTGGTAGTCGCCTGGGCGGTGGTCATATGGGGGGTGGCCTTGCCCCTGTGTTGCTGTCTCAAATCGCTTTGCGTCCAGGCCCTACCCTGCCGAATGCCGCCTTCAGCACCAGGGACAGCGATCAGAACTACTGTCTGgacactccctcctccccttccgcAGCGTCCCTGTTTTTTCTGGTCGCCTGCCCTGCTGAACTAGGCGGGTgctgggggtgggaatggggacaGTGGGAAATAGCGGGGCTTGGTTTCTCCCTCAGGCTGACCCAGAGCCTCGGAACATGACAAAATTCCCCAGATCCCCAGCAAGCAGGACAGGAGGAGAGAGCAGTCCCTAATTCCAGTATTCCCTGTGGTGCAGGTCGGGTACCGGGTTCCTGAAATGGGAAATCCAGGTCTCTGTTGTCCGCTTGTCCCTTCCGGCGCCCCCAGCATGAAAAGTCACCAAGGACCTCCGGCTGGTGATCCTTCACCCAAGAATTCTCGGGCTAGGTTGGGGGAAGTGACTCTGTCGGCCCAACAGGGGACCCCTGGGCCGGAAATGAAGTGTCCGTGGAGGGTGGGGCAGGCCCGGCCCCCCTGTCGCGGCCCGTGAGGGTGGGATCTGTGTCCCCCGCCCTCCCTGCCGGACCCCCAGTACCGGAAGTCGCTGTAGGGGTGGATGATCCAGGCCCCCGCTGACTTGACCCGCTCCTGCTCGATTTCCACTGCTTTGTGGCTGCCGAACACGCGAAGG
Proteins encoded in this region:
- the HCN3 gene encoding potassium/sodium hyperpolarization-activated cyclic nucleotide-gated channel 3, whose product is MEAEQRPTTRASDGATPGLERAPPAAPASTTTASDPIPGSRPGTGPEPKRRQLGTLLQPTVNKFSLRVFGSHKAVEIEQERVKSAGAWIIHPYSDFRFYWDLIMLLLMVGNLIVLPVGITFFKEENSPPWIVFNVLSDTFFLVDLVLNFRTGIVVEEGAEILLAPRAIRTRYLRTWFLVDLISSIPVDYIFLVVELEPRLDTEVYKTARALRIVRFTKILSLLRLLRLSRLIRYIHQWEEIFHMTYDLASAVVRIFNLIGMMLLLCHWDGCLQFLVPMLQDFPPDCWVSINHMVNYSWGRQYSHALFKAMSHMLCIGYGQQAPVGMPDVWLTMLSMIVGATCYAMFIGHATALIQSLDSSRRQYQEKYKQVEQYMSFHKLPADTRQRIHEYYEHRYQGKMFDEESILGELSEPLREEIINFTCRGLVAHMPLFAHADPSFVTAVLTKLRFEVFQPGDLVVREGSVGRKMYFIQHGLLSVLARGARDTRLTDGSYFGEICLLTRGRRTASVRADTYCRLYSLSVDHFNAVLEEFPMMRRAFETVAMDRLRRIGKKNSILQRKRSEPSPGSSGGIMEQHLVQHDRDMARGVRGLAPGTGARLSGKPVLWEPLVHAPLQAAAVTSNVAIALTHQRGPLPLSPDSPVTLLARSARRSAGAGSPASPLVPVRAGPLLARGPWASTSRLPAPPARTLHASLSRAGRSQVSLLGPPPGGGGRRLGPRGRPLSASQPSLPQRAAGDGSPGCKGSGGERLPPSGLLAKPPGTAQPPRPSVPEPATPRGPQLSSNM